Proteins encoded by one window of Candidatus Eremiobacteraceae bacterium:
- a CDS encoding glycosyltransferase yields MSEALPRYSIIIPAHNEQDRIGPVVSDYLGSFQDSELIVVLNGCTDATQERVRAACDGRGDVRLIALPLAVGKGGAVRAGMMVARAPIVGFVDADGSTSATEMRRLCEALGDADGVIGSRWLEASVVRVPQTRLRRFASRTFNALVRVMFGLPFSDTQCGAKVFRADALRPILHRLETANFAFDVDLLLLLSQSRRRIVEMPTVWEDRTGSSLRVVPSSMLMLAALVRLRLRHSPFHPFVPWLDRVVPTKPLRMRDHLRILILNWRDIRHPQAGGAELYLHEIARRLVARGQTVAWLTSGFPGAPRHEVIDGVSITRTGNALTVYLAVPLEYLRSCIDRFDLIIDSENGIPFFSPMFSLKAKLCVMYHVHREVFLTQLRPPLSWLMAWIETRVMPFVYRHVTFVTISENTRDEMQRLRLTRRPIFVVPSGVDHLLQPGTKAAQPTILYLGRLKPYKRIDLLMRAFARLRAQVPGAQLRIAGRGEDAARLRALADELELSGSVTFEGFVDEDHKRELLQQAWVFATASLVEGWGISVIEANACGTPAVAFDVPGLREAIVDGVSGIIVPDHGTLVEDLADALAAILTDTKRREALTCGAVERAATFSWDAATDALLAIMSHQFVEGDSGVVLNEGVWHLPQPPADDGTQASEPSRTIR; encoded by the coding sequence ATGAGTGAGGCACTCCCGCGCTACTCAATCATCATTCCGGCGCATAACGAGCAGGACCGCATCGGACCGGTCGTGAGCGATTATCTCGGGTCATTCCAGGACTCCGAGCTGATCGTCGTGCTCAACGGCTGCACGGATGCGACGCAGGAACGGGTTCGCGCGGCGTGCGACGGCCGCGGCGACGTCCGTCTCATCGCGCTGCCGCTGGCCGTGGGAAAGGGCGGCGCGGTGCGCGCCGGTATGATGGTCGCGCGCGCGCCGATCGTCGGGTTTGTCGACGCCGACGGTTCGACGTCGGCGACGGAGATGCGCCGGCTGTGCGAAGCGCTGGGCGACGCTGACGGGGTGATCGGATCGCGCTGGCTCGAAGCGTCGGTGGTGCGGGTGCCGCAGACCCGCCTGCGGCGTTTCGCGAGCCGGACGTTCAACGCGCTCGTACGCGTGATGTTCGGCCTGCCGTTTTCCGACACGCAGTGCGGCGCCAAGGTGTTCCGCGCAGACGCACTGCGCCCGATCCTCCATCGCCTCGAGACGGCGAATTTCGCGTTTGACGTCGATCTGCTCTTACTGCTGTCGCAGTCGCGTCGACGCATCGTCGAGATGCCGACCGTCTGGGAAGACCGGACGGGCTCAAGCTTGCGCGTCGTGCCGAGCTCGATGCTCATGCTCGCAGCGCTTGTGCGCCTGCGCTTGCGCCACTCTCCATTTCATCCGTTCGTGCCGTGGCTCGACCGCGTCGTGCCCACAAAGCCGCTGCGTATGCGCGACCATTTGCGGATACTGATCCTGAACTGGCGCGACATCCGCCACCCGCAAGCAGGCGGAGCAGAGCTTTATCTGCATGAGATCGCTCGGCGCCTGGTTGCACGCGGTCAAACCGTCGCCTGGCTCACGTCTGGGTTCCCTGGCGCGCCGCGTCACGAGGTCATCGACGGCGTCTCCATCACGCGCACCGGCAATGCGCTCACCGTGTACCTCGCGGTGCCGCTCGAGTATCTGCGCTCCTGCATCGACCGCTTCGACCTCATCATCGATTCCGAGAACGGCATCCCGTTCTTCTCGCCGATGTTCTCGTTGAAGGCGAAACTGTGCGTGATGTACCACGTGCATCGCGAGGTCTTCTTGACGCAGCTGCGACCGCCGCTGTCGTGGCTGATGGCGTGGATCGAGACCCGCGTGATGCCCTTCGTCTATCGCCACGTCACGTTCGTCACGATCTCGGAGAACACGCGCGACGAGATGCAACGCTTGCGCCTGACGCGCCGCCCCATCTTCGTGGTACCGAGCGGCGTGGACCACCTTCTACAGCCCGGGACCAAGGCGGCTCAGCCCACGATCCTCTATCTCGGCCGCCTGAAGCCGTATAAGCGTATCGATCTGCTCATGCGCGCGTTTGCGCGCCTCCGTGCACAAGTGCCAGGGGCGCAGTTGCGGATCGCCGGGCGGGGAGAGGATGCGGCGCGGCTTCGCGCCCTCGCTGACGAACTGGAGCTGAGCGGATCGGTGACTTTCGAAGGCTTTGTCGACGAAGATCACAAGCGCGAGCTGCTGCAGCAAGCGTGGGTCTTTGCGACCGCATCGTTGGTGGAAGGATGGGGCATCTCGGTGATCGAGGCCAACGCCTGCGGCACGCCCGCCGTGGCGTTCGACGTCCCAGGTTTGCGCGAGGCGATCGTCGACGGCGTCAGCGGTATCATCGTGCCGGACCATGGCACGCTGGTCGAGGATCTTGCGGACGCACTTGCCGCCATCCTGACCGACACAAAGCGCCGGGAAGCGCTGACGTGCGGCGCCGTCGAGCGCGCCGCGACCTTTTCATGGGATGCGGCGACAGATGCGCTGCTCGCCATCATGTCGCACCAATTCGTCGAGGGTGATTCCGGCGTGGTTCTCAACGAGGGCGTGTGGCATCTCCCGCAACCGCCCGCGGACGACGGAACGCAGGCGTCGGAACCTTCGCGGACCATTCGTTGA